One Acutalibacter muris DNA window includes the following coding sequences:
- a CDS encoding aldose 1-epimerase family protein: protein MIYEISNQFFTAKIDSLGAQLISLKGCGGHEYLWVGNPEYWREHAPVLFPIVGALRENRTRIDGRWYEMNRHGFAKSREFTLKERGEDWLALSLESGVETKAMYPFDFELLVTYSLTDGGIATRFTVKNTGERPLPYSVGGHPGFNLPVDEEAEFEDYTLQFQQPESQACPEIDLGTGLIHGERKGFRLEGKEIPLQHSLFYQDALVFEHLNSQTVRIVNKKSGRGIEMDFAGFPMLGVWSAVNDGPYVCLEPWTGCATLTTEGDEFREKKGMTELAPGGQAEHSFTVRVLGRLED from the coding sequence ATGATATACGAGATAAGCAATCAGTTCTTTACCGCGAAGATAGACAGCCTGGGGGCACAGCTCATATCCCTGAAGGGCTGCGGCGGGCACGAGTACCTGTGGGTGGGGAACCCGGAATACTGGCGGGAGCACGCGCCGGTGCTGTTCCCTATTGTGGGAGCCCTTAGGGAGAACCGCACGCGGATAGACGGCCGGTGGTACGAGATGAACCGCCACGGCTTTGCAAAGAGCAGGGAGTTCACCCTAAAGGAGCGGGGAGAGGACTGGCTGGCCCTGTCGCTGGAGTCAGGTGTGGAGACAAAGGCCATGTACCCCTTCGACTTTGAGCTCCTTGTAACATACTCGCTGACAGATGGGGGCATCGCCACCCGCTTCACCGTGAAGAATACCGGGGAGAGGCCCTTGCCCTACTCGGTGGGCGGGCACCCGGGCTTCAACCTGCCGGTGGACGAGGAGGCAGAGTTCGAGGACTATACCCTCCAGTTCCAGCAGCCCGAGAGTCAGGCCTGCCCGGAGATCGACCTTGGGACCGGCCTTATCCACGGAGAGAGAAAGGGCTTCCGGCTTGAGGGAAAGGAGATACCTTTACAGCACTCCCTGTTTTATCAGGACGCGCTGGTGTTCGAGCACCTAAACTCCCAGACGGTGCGGATAGTGAACAAGAAGTCCGGGAGGGGCATTGAGATGGACTTTGCCGGGTTCCCAATGCTGGGGGTATGGTCCGCGGTGAACGACGGGCCCTATGTGTGCCTTGAGCCCTGGACCGGCTGCGCCACCCTGACCACCGAGGGGGACGAGTTCAGGGAGAAGAAGGGCATGACAGAGCTCGCCCCCGGCGGGCAGGCAGAGCACAGCTTCACCGTCCGGGTGCTGGGCCGTTTGGAGGACTGA
- the dtd gene encoding D-aminoacyl-tRNA deacylase — protein MRAVVQRALSASVTINGGETRSIGRGLAVFLGVVKGDTEREADVLAGKLSGLRVFSDEADKMNLSLSDAGGQVLLIPNFTLGTDCKKGRRPSFDLAAPPDRARELFLYFADRLGELGVPVVTGEFGADMRVPVDNDGPVTIILDTEKLGGTT, from the coding sequence ATGCGCGCGGTAGTTCAGCGAGCCCTGTCCGCTTCGGTGACAATAAACGGCGGAGAGACCCGCTCCATCGGCCGGGGGCTTGCCGTATTCCTGGGGGTCGTGAAGGGCGACACAGAGCGTGAAGCCGATGTACTTGCCGGCAAACTCAGCGGCCTGCGGGTCTTCTCCGACGAGGCGGACAAGATGAACCTCTCCCTCTCCGACGCGGGCGGGCAGGTGCTGCTTATCCCCAACTTCACCCTGGGCACCGACTGCAAAAAGGGCCGCAGGCCCTCCTTCGACCTGGCCGCGCCCCCGGACCGGGCCCGGGAGCTGTTCCTGTACTTCGCGGACCGGCTTGGAGAACTTGGGGTCCCGGTGGTCACCGGGGAGTTTGGCGCGGATATGCGGGTGCCGGTGGATAATGACGGCCCTGTGACCATTATTCTCGACACTGAAAAACTAGGAGGTACAACATGA
- a CDS encoding acyltransferase domain-containing protein: protein MNKDFLQLLMDRTGFPDEAKAAYNRDADKLDPAAMDGAIEFFYENDFDIGLVTPLIDEMAESSGVSVHTVWGLFLAFAAERAHKDYIAAGISEQVFFDTFADLRYKTVECMTNKGVFGTFVQFWYPIFYRCDIVKLGRLEYETITYDHPAREVAGITLRPGQKVLNIHIPSSGEPFDLNARLQSYKLAYDFFKDLRGEGPLVCVCHSWLLYPEYRRVLGDSSNIISFQDDFTILEIDDGAFQDAWRVFGPAAEGPTEQLPEDTSMQRVFKKHLLSGGKNGSALGVLVFDGERLLK, encoded by the coding sequence ATGAACAAGGACTTTTTACAGCTGCTAATGGACCGCACCGGCTTTCCCGACGAGGCAAAAGCTGCCTATAACCGGGACGCGGACAAGCTGGACCCGGCGGCCATGGACGGCGCTATCGAGTTCTTCTATGAGAACGACTTCGACATCGGCCTTGTAACCCCGCTTATCGACGAGATGGCGGAGAGCTCCGGCGTAAGCGTCCACACGGTCTGGGGCCTGTTTCTGGCCTTCGCCGCCGAGCGGGCCCATAAGGACTACATAGCCGCCGGTATCAGCGAGCAGGTCTTCTTCGACACCTTCGCCGACCTGCGCTATAAAACCGTGGAATGCATGACGAACAAGGGAGTCTTCGGCACCTTCGTCCAGTTCTGGTACCCCATCTTCTACCGCTGCGACATCGTAAAGCTGGGGCGGCTGGAGTACGAGACCATCACCTATGACCACCCCGCCCGTGAGGTGGCGGGTATCACCCTTCGGCCCGGCCAAAAGGTCCTTAATATACATATCCCCTCCAGCGGCGAGCCCTTCGACCTTAACGCCCGGCTCCAGTCCTATAAACTGGCCTATGACTTCTTTAAGGACCTGCGGGGGGAGGGCCCCCTTGTGTGCGTATGCCACTCCTGGCTCCTGTACCCGGAGTACCGCCGGGTGCTGGGGGACAGCTCGAATATCATCAGCTTCCAGGACGACTTCACTATCCTTGAGATAGACGACGGCGCGTTCCAGGACGCCTGGCGGGTTTTCGGCCCCGCCGCCGAGGGTCCCACGGAGCAGCTGCCGGAGGACACAAGTATGCAGCGGGTCTTCAAGAAGCACCTGCTGTCCGGCGGTAAAAACGGCAGCGCCCTGGGTGTGCTGGTGTTCGACGGGGAGAGATTGCTGAAATAA